The Prochlorococcus sp. MIT 1341 genomic interval TTAAGTCTCTGATAGTTTCTATCTTTTCTATTTTACTTCCTTTATTGGCAACAAAAACGCTTTTAAAATTGCTGTCTATATCTCGTTGTGCAATAACATGACCGCCTCCTCTTTGTAATCTAGCCTGGACTCCAGTTAGACCTCCAAACCAGACAAGATCAATACTTTTGGTTCTAAAGGCACTTACCGCAGCTGTGTAATTGGTTACAGGTATATATTTAACTGACACCTTTAACTCTTTAGACATTTCTTGTGCCAGAAGATTGTATATTCTATTTAACTTTTCCGGATGTTGGTCTGGTATAGCACCGATAAGTAGAGCCTTTTCGGCTCTTGCCAATGTACCTGATATTAGGAGCAAAATAATACCAGAAACAAAAAAGTTTCTCTTTGCTTGTAGCGCCTTTGATAACATTAAGTTCTTAGATTAATAATTTGATAGGGATCTTTTTAGTCTAGATAGCCCATCTTCTATATTACCTATTGAAGATGCACAAGATATTCTAATACATCGGTCATTGCCAAATGCGGCCCCTGGAACTATAGCTAATCCTTGATGTTCTAATGCCTTTTTGCAAAAAGTAACAGAGTCCTCCGTGCCTAAAGGGAGTTCAGGAAAAGCATAAAATGCACCATCTGGTGAAACTAGATTTATTCCAGGAATTTTTCTAAGACCTGAAATTAGAATATTTCTACGTTGATTGTAGCAATCGACCATGTACTTAATACATGATGTTGGGCCTGTTAGTGCAGCTAGAGCTCCTTTTTGTGCAAAACTACATACGTTACTTGTGCTTTGACTTTGGAGAGCAGATGCGGCCTTAATCAATTCAATATTTCCTCGAAGATAACCAACTCTCCATCCTGTCATCGCCCATGTTTTTGCAAAACCATTGACTATAAAGGTTCTTTCCTCTAGATCTCTTGCTACCGTTGCTATTCCATTATGCGTCTGGTTTTCAGCAAGTAGAAATTCGTAAATTTCATCTGAAAGAATATATATATTTGGGTGATGTCTTAATAAATTGGCTATGTTTTCTAACTCTGTTCTGTTCATTACTCTTCCAGTCGGATTACCCGGGGAATTAAGAACTAATAATTTTGTCCTAGTGGTAATTAAACTTTCAAGTTTTTCTATATTTAGTTCAAATCCCTGTGATGTTGTTGATTCACAAATAATTGGTTTGCCTCCAGAAAGTTTAACCATTTCCGGATAACTAAGCCAATACGGGGCGGGTATTATTACTTCATCAGATGGATTGATTATTATCTGTAATAGATTATAAATTGCCTGTTTACCTCCGTTCGTCACTAATACCTGATTTGGTGATGTAG includes:
- a CDS encoding pyridoxal phosphate-dependent aminotransferase — its product is MDGRKPLSQRALALTPSLTLEISARAKALANDGRDICSLSAGEPDFPTPPFIVEAAIKALKDGLTKYGPSAGDPELREAIAHKITNVNDIPTSPNQVLVTNGGKQAIYNLLQIIINPSDEVIIPAPYWLSYPEMVKLSGGKPIICESTTSQGFELNIEKLESLITTRTKLLVLNSPGNPTGRVMNRTELENIANLLRHHPNIYILSDEIYEFLLAENQTHNGIATVARDLEERTFIVNGFAKTWAMTGWRVGYLRGNIELIKAASALQSQSTSNVCSFAQKGALAALTGPTSCIKYMVDCYNQRRNILISGLRKIPGINLVSPDGAFYAFPELPLGTEDSVTFCKKALEHQGLAIVPGAAFGNDRCIRISCASSIGNIEDGLSRLKRSLSNY